In Pseudomonas coleopterorum, the genomic window CTTCACGAAGATCAGGAGGGCCTGTTCGGCATTTCGCCCAGCAACTATCGGGCCAGTGATGTGATGCCGCGTGATACGTACCGTGGGTTGGAAGAACGGGTATGGAAGTGCGCTGAAATGGCGCCAGCGACCATGACCCTGCCAATCGATGAGGCACATCGGACCCTCGATCGCGCACTGTCCTTTTCAACCAAGCCGACGTCCGCCCGAAGCAAGCGGCACTCGCGAAGCTTGCCTTAACGTGAGCCCCATCGAGGTCGCCACTCACGGTGACCGTTGGAGGCCCCATGCCCAGCCTGCGTCCGTCCCCCTTTGCCGAATGCCTGCTGGCCCTCAAAGGCCGTGATCTGGCGCCGGAAGAGTTCGTATCGGTGCTGATCGAACTGGGTTGCCTGGCCTACCAGCTTCGCCGACGTGGACGTGCCTCGTCCAACTGCCTCGATACCTCAGCCTGATCGTCTCAAGGAGTGCCCATGGAATCTGCAATCGACAAGCATCTGAAATGCCCACGCACGCTGTCCCGCCGTGTGGACGACGACTATCAGCCGCCGTTTCCCATGTTCGTCGGCCGTGCCGACCCCAAGCTCGAACAGGTGGTCATGGCTTATCTGGGCGTGCAGTTCCTGCCCGTCCACCATGCCATCGCGGTCCAGGCCATGCAAAAGATCGTCGCGCAGTTCGCCGGCGATGATGCCCCGGGCAATCACGACATCACCTATCACGAGGACAACCAAGGCTACGGTAATTTCATCGTGGTCGGTTACTGGGCCGACCCTGCCGCCTACTGTCGCTGGCTGCGCAGCCCTGCGGTCGAGTCATGGTGGGCCAGCGACGAGCGCCTGAGCGAGCACCTGGGCTACTTCCGAGAAGTAGTGGCACCGCGCGCCGAGCAATTCGAAACCTTGTACGCCTTTACCGATGACTTGCCCGGCGTGGGCGCCGTCATGGACGGCATCAGCGGTGAAATTCAGGAGCATGGCTACTGGGGGTCGGCGCGAGACCGATTTCCCGTGTCGCAAACCGACCGGATGCGACCCGACGCGTCCCTGCAGGTCATCTCGGGCGATCCGGCAAAAGGCGGACGAGTGCTGGTCCGCGGCCACGACAACCTGACCCTGATCCGCTCCGGGCAGGACTGGGTCGAGGCCGGTGAGGAAGAGCGCGCGCTGTACTTTCAGGAAATGCTCCCACCGCTCCAGGACGGCATGGATTTCCTGCGCGACCAAGGCCAGGCCCTTGGCTGCTACAGCAACCGTTTCGTGCGCAACGTCGACCTTGACGGCAATCTGCTGGACATCGCCTACGACATTGGCCATTGGCGCTCGCTCGACCGGCTGGAGCGGTGGGCCGAATCGCACCCGACCCATCTGCGCATTTTCACCACGTTCTTCAGGGTGATTGGCGGGCTCTCGAAACTGCGCCTGTACCACGAAGTATCGGTCAGCGACGGTCGCAACCAGTTGTTCGAGTACATCAACTGCCATGCCCAGACCGGCATGCTACGCGACGCCCAACCCCTGCCTGCCTGACCGGCGGCAATCCTCTGCGCTCAAGCCCACATCCCGCCTGGCGGGGTGCTGGCCCCCGTTTGTCCATGAAAAGGTGCTCGGCCATGGCCACGATTCGTTACCCCATCACGCTCGCCTCACTGTGCTGCTCGCTTACCGCTCAGGCCGCTGAAGTGGCTCCGGGCGATTACGACCAGTTCCCCACCAACGCCACCATTGGCTTGCTCTATTACCAACACGCCCGCACCGACAATCTGTATGCCAATGGCCACAAAGCCAGCTCGGATTTCGATGTGCGCTCGGACATCGGCATCCTGCGACTGCTGCATGTCTATGCGCTGACCGACCGACTCACGGTCGACCCGCAGTTCCTCTTGCCTTTCGGTCGCGTCGCCGGCCATGGCGATGCCTCGCCCCTCGGGGACAGCAATGGCATCGGCGACCTGATCCTGGCCCCCGCTTTCAAGTACCGGCTCAATGACGCCGGCGACGTGCTTGCCTTCACGCCCTACCTGTACGTACCCACTGGCGAATACGACAACGAAGAAGGCCTGAACCTGGGCGAGCATCGCTGGAAACTCGATCTGCAATCAGCCTATGTCAAACGGTTCGGAGAGAAATGGGCCGTCGACATGGTCGGCGACGTCATCTGGTACGGCGACAACAACGACTACGGCGCCGACTCGGTCCGACGCGAGCAGCAGGTGTTCTACAGCGCCCAACTCATGGGCCGCTACATGCCCACACCACAGACCGCCTTCGCCGTAGGCGTAGGCCATAACTGGGGCGGTGAGAACAGCGTCGACGGCGTGCATCAGGACGATGAAACCCGCACCACGTATTTGCGCCTCAGCGCCACCACCTTTGTCAGCCCGCGCGATCAGTTGCAGTTGCAACTGGGCCAGGACCTGTCCGTGGAAAACGGCCCGCGTGAAGACGTGCGAGTGAACCTGCGCTACGCCCATGTGTTTTGACGGCCTGACCGTCTCAGCCAAGCCGCTGTCCGCCACAGCCAAGCCATCGGCCGGCGGACGCGCCACTCTTGACTCCACCCGACCGTGACCCAGCGCACCCCGTGCGCCGTACCGAAACAGGACACTCCATGGCCATCGAACGCCCCACTCCTGAACAACTCGACGCGCTCGCGCAGCGCCTGCACATGCATCTGACGACAGAGCAGGCGAGCGAGTATCTGGCCCTGATGCAACCGAGCTTCGACGCCTACGATCTCATCGATGCCCAGCCCGACGAAATCCCGCCGGTGCGCTACCCGCGTGACGCAGGCCTGCGCCCCAGCAAGGCCGACAACCCGCTCAACGCCTGGTACTACCGCACCGAGGTCTGCGGCGCCGCCCGAGGCAAACTGGCCGGGCGTACCGTTGCCCTGAAGGACAACATTGCCTTGGCAGGTGTACCGATGATGAACGGTGCCAGCACCCTTGAGGGCTTCGTGCCGTCCTTCGATGCCACCATTGTCAGCCGGCTGCTCGATGCGGGCGCGACCATTACCGGCAAAGCCACCTGCGAGCATTTCTGCCTGTCGGGCGGGAGTCACACCTCTGACCCGGGGCCGGTGCACAACCCACGCCGACACGGCTACATCGCCGGAGGGTCCTCCTCCGGCAGCGCCGCACTGGTAGCGTCAGGGGCGGTGGACATGGCCATTGGTGGCGATCAGGGCGGCTCGATCCGAATCCCGTCAGCGTTTTGCGGCACCTACGGCATGAAGCCCACCCATGGCCTGGTGCCGTACTCCGGGATCATGCCCATTGAGGCGACAGTCGACCACGCAGGGCCCATCACCGCCAACGTGTACGACAACGCGCTGATGCTCGAAGTGATTGCCGGTGCCGACGGTCTCGATCCGCGCCAGTATGCCCCGGTGGTAGAGCTCTACACCCAGGTGCTGGATCGCGGCGTGCGCGGGCTCAGGATCGGCGTCCTGCTGCAGGGTTTCCAACTGCCGAACCTCGATCCGCGGGTGGCCGACAAGGTCCGCTTCGCGATCGATCATCTGCAGCAACTCGGCGCTCAGGTCAGCGAAGTGTCGATAGCCGAACACGGCCTGGCCGGCGCGCTCTGGCAACCGATCGGCTGCGAAGGGCTGACGGCGCAGATGATGCACGGCAATGGCATGGGCTTTAACTGGAAAGGTCTGTACGACGTCGCACTGCTGGACAAGCACGCCCAGTGGCGTGAAAACGCCGACGCGCTTTCGGCGACCCTCAAGCTGTGCATGTTCGTCGGCCAGTACGGTCTGGAGCGGTACCACGGTCGCTACTACGCCAAGGCACAAAACCTGGCCCGCCGCGTCCGCGCGGCCTATGACCAGGCGCTGAGTGACTACGACGTCCTGCTCATGCCCACCGTGCCGATTCTGGCCCAACCATTGCCCTCGGCGACCGCCTCGTTGACCGACTACGTGGCGCGCGCATTCGAGATGATCGGCAACACCGCGGCATTCGATGTCACCGGCCATCCGGCGATGTCGATCCCCTGTGGCCAGGTCGAGGGACTGCCAGTCGGCATGATGCTGGTGGCGCGTCATTACGGCGAAAGCACGCTGTATCAAGCCGCCGCCGCCTTCGAGGCCAGTATCGACTGGCAACACCTGTGAGGATCCAGCAATGAGCCATGACCACGATCATCATCACGACCATACCGAACCGCCCGCCACCGCGGAGCTGCGCATCAAGGCCCTTGAGTCGCTGCTGCTGGACAAAGGCCTGGTCGACCCTGCCGCCCTGGAGGCGCTGATCGACACCTACGAGCATCAGATCGGTCCGCGCAACGGCGCGCGCGTAGTGGCAAAGGCCTGGGTCGACCCGCAGTACAAACGTCGCCTGCTGGAAAACGCCACCGCGGCCATCGCCGAGCTGGGCTTTTCCGGCGTGCAGGGCGAGGAGATGGTGGTAGTGGAAAATACCCCTCAAGTGCACAACGTCACCGTGTGCACGCTCTGTTCGTGCTACCCCTGGCCCACGCTCGGCCTGCCGCCTGCCTGGTACAAATCCGCCCCTTACCGCTCGCGCGTGGTGATCGACCCGCGTGGCGTGTTGGCTGAATTCGGACTACAGATCCCTGCCCATCAGGAGGTACGCGTCTGGGACAGCAGCGCCGACCTGCGTTACCTGGTACTGCCCGAACAGCCCTCAGGCACAGAGGGGTGGAGCGAAGAGCGCCTGAGCGAGCTGGTCACCCGCGACGCAATGATCGGCACCGGCCTGCCCATCGCACCCGTCGCCTCAGAGGAGGTCGTCCAATGAACGGAATACATGATCTGGGTGGGTTGCATGGCTTCGGCCCGGTACTGGCTGAAGAAGATGAACCGGTCTTTCACCATGACTGGGAGCGCCGAATCTTTCCGCTGTTTGCCGCGCTGTTTGCCGGAGGGCATTTCAATGTCGACGAGTTCCGCCATTCCATCGAGCGCATGGACCCGATCCACTACCTGGAGAGCAGCTACTACGAGCACTGGCTACACGCCTTCGAGACACTGCTGCTGGAAAAGGGTGTGATCAGCGCAGCCGAATTGCAAGGACGGTCTGCACCGACTCCAGCGCCACAACCGGTTCAGGTGCTCACCGCAGATCTGGTGGAGACAGTGATTCTCGGCGGCGCCTCGGCACGCGCCAAGCACGAGGTGTCCGGACGCTTCAAGGTCGGCGACAGGGTGCGGGCGAAGAACCTCAACCCCACCACTCATATCCGTCTGCCTCGCTATGCGCGGGGCAAGGTCGGCGTCATCGAACTGGCCCATGGTGCGTTCGCAACGCCCGACAGCATGGCCCACGGCTTGGGTGAGCAACCGCAACACGTCTACACCGTACGGTTCAGCGCCGAAGAACTGTGGGGCACAGCCACCCCGGACTCGGTGTGCATCGACCTGTGGGACAACTATCTGGAGGCGGCATGAACACGACCCCACACAGTGATTACGCAACCCTCGGCCTCCCGCTGGACACCGAAGGACCGATTTTCGAGCATCCCTGGCAGGCTCAGGCCTTTTCCCTGGTGGTGCACCTGCACCAGGCAGGCCATTTCAGCTGGGCCCAGTGGGTGCAAGTCTTCAGCGATCAGATCAAGGCAACTCCCGCTCGGCCGGGCGAAAGCGTCAACGATGCCTACTTCCGACAGTGGTCCGATGCCATGGAAACCCTGGTGGAGACGCTTGGCCTGTGCGGGCGGGATACCATTTCCCAGTGTGCCGAGGAGTGGTGTCGAGCCTACCTCAATACGCCCCATGGAGAACCCGTGAACCTGCTGAACGCGAGTTGTCCGCCAGCCCATGCCCACCCTCATTCACGGCGCACCGGGCCGGTCACGGTCAGCCCGGCGGGCTGAGATGAAATGAGCGGTGCAGAAACGTCTGCATCAGCCGATTGGATCGCTTTGCTGTCGAGAGGTGTCGCGTGTCGTTTCTCTTTGGTTCTATCCGTAGTGCGCTGACGGCCTTGGCGAACCGCTTGGAAGGCAGTGACGCGCCCCTGCCAACGGCACCCACCCCCTGTTACAGCGACTGTTCAGGGCCAGCGAGCAACTGCTTGCCGATCAAACCCACGCCAGGGGGCGGATCGCCGAGTGCGGTCCCACGGTGCACCAGCAATCTACTGGCATTGAACGCGGCGATCGAAGCGGCTCGTGCCGGGGAGGCCGGCAAGGCCGGGCGTGGATTCGCCGTGGTCGCCGACGAGGTGCGGAAACTGGTCATGCGGACCAGCAAAGCGACCCAGGAGGCATCTGGAATGATCGCCGGCTAACGTCTGGGGCGTACCTTGCCAGCGCAATAGGCGGAAGGCGATACACTTTTTTGGGGAGGTATCGCCTAACCGATCCCTTTTTCAGTCAGCAGATTTGCAACGACGGCCAGAACGTTACCGCTCACCACGTCGAACGGCTCTGATGCATCGATGACCACGAATGTGTCAGGCGTCTCCTCTGCCTGCCGCAGGAATCCGTCACGGGCCCTGGAGAGGAACTCGAGCTTCTGCCTCTCCATCCGGTCCAGCCCCTGGCCGCGGGAAGCGACGCGCTTCATGCCGATCTCGGGATCCACATCCAGGATGATGTTGAGGTCCGGTGCAAAGCCCCCCAGCGCAAAGCCGTTGATGCTTCGCACCAGGTCCAACGCAATGCCCCGTCCGTAGTGCTGGAACGCCACGGTTGCAGGGGTGAAGCGATCGCACACCACGACCTTGCCTGCCGCTATCGCAGGAATGATCTTTTCCTGCAGATGCTGTGCTCTGGCGGCGGCGAACAGCAAAAGCTCAGTGGTATCGCAGAGTTCTGGCGTCTCCGGATCAAGGACCACCTCGCGAATCTTCTCGCCGATCCGTGTACCGCCAGGCTCGCGGGTAATGACCACCGGGTGGTTCCTGGCGGTCAGGAATTCTTCGATGGCGCGAATCACGGAAGACTTGCCCGCCCCGTTATTTCCGTCGCATACGATGAGGCAACCTTTTGCCATGTGCTTGTCCTGGTACCTGAAAGTGTTGTTTGGTGGGTGGCGGTTGGTTTTGCAGCAAGGTAGACGAATGCGTTCCGCGAACGGCCTACCTCTGCACCGTCATTGAGCAGGCGCCTCGGCGGCGTCCGGCTTCTCTTGTGGCTCGCGCGTGCCGGTCTCGCTCGGCGCCGCCGCGGGCGCGGGGCTTGAGCGATAGTCGGCGCGGCGTTTGAGCTGGTACTCGCGCACCGCCGCGTTGTGGGCGTCCAGATCGTCGGAAAAGACATGGCTGCCGTCGCCGCGCGCAACGAAATACAGGCTGCTGCCGGAAACTGGGTTGAGCGCGGCGTGAATCGCTTCTCGGCCCACCATGGCGATGGGTGTAGGCGGCATCCCGGCGATCACGTAAGTGTTGTAGGCCGTCGGCTCGCGCAGGTCGGCGCGGGTCAGCTTGCCGTTGTAGCGTTCGCCCATGCCGTAGATCACGGTCGGGTCGGTCTGCAGCAACATGCCCGCCTTGAGGCGGCGCACGAAGACGCCGGCGATCTCGCCACGCTCCTGGGGCACACCGGTTTCCTTCTCCACCAGAGAAGCCATGATCAGCGCCTGATAGGGCTCGCTGTACGGCACGCTGGCGGCGCGTTCGGCCCATTCACTGGCCAGCACCTCTTCCAGTCGCCCGTAGGCCTGCTGCAGCAGTTCGACATCGCTCATGCCGCGCACATACTTGTAGGTGTCCGGGAAAAACCGGCCTTCGGGAAACACCTTGGGGTGGCCGATGCGCGCCATGACTTCACTGTCACTCAGGCCACCCAAGGTCTGCTCGAGCTTTTCCTGGCGCGCCAACGCGGCGCGTACCTGACGGAAATTCCAGCCCTCGACCAGGGTCAGGC contains:
- the nthA gene encoding nitrile hydratase subunit alpha; amino-acid sequence: MSHDHDHHHDHTEPPATAELRIKALESLLLDKGLVDPAALEALIDTYEHQIGPRNGARVVAKAWVDPQYKRRLLENATAAIAELGFSGVQGEEMVVVENTPQVHNVTVCTLCSCYPWPTLGLPPAWYKSAPYRSRVVIDPRGVLAEFGLQIPAHQEVRVWDSSADLRYLVLPEQPSGTEGWSEERLSELVTRDAMIGTGLPIAPVASEEVVQ
- a CDS encoding transporter — protein: MATIRYPITLASLCCSLTAQAAEVAPGDYDQFPTNATIGLLYYQHARTDNLYANGHKASSDFDVRSDIGILRLLHVYALTDRLTVDPQFLLPFGRVAGHGDASPLGDSNGIGDLILAPAFKYRLNDAGDVLAFTPYLYVPTGEYDNEEGLNLGEHRWKLDLQSAYVKRFGEKWAVDMVGDVIWYGDNNDYGADSVRREQQVFYSAQLMGRYMPTPQTAFAVGVGHNWGGENSVDGVHQDDETRTTYLRLSATTFVSPRDQLQLQLGQDLSVENGPREDVRVNLRYAHVF
- the mltG gene encoding endolytic transglycosylase MltG, with the protein product MKRKFLLLLETLIVVALLAAGVAAWKVDSALNQPLAVTQEQLLDVPNRATPGGTILRMEAAGTLRDAFWLRLYWRFNRTGQPLHTGEYRLTPGMTVNELFNVWQRGEVVQYSLTLVEGWNFRQVRAALARQEKLEQTLGGLSDSEVMARIGHPKVFPEGRFFPDTYKYVRGMSDVELLQQAYGRLEEVLASEWAERAASVPYSEPYQALIMASLVEKETGVPQERGEIAGVFVRRLKAGMLLQTDPTVIYGMGERYNGKLTRADLREPTAYNTYVIAGMPPTPIAMVGREAIHAALNPVSGSSLYFVARGDGSHVFSDDLDAHNAAVREYQLKRRADYRSSPAPAAAPSETGTREPQEKPDAAEAPAQ
- a CDS encoding nitrile hydratase accessory protein, whose protein sequence is MNTTPHSDYATLGLPLDTEGPIFEHPWQAQAFSLVVHLHQAGHFSWAQWVQVFSDQIKATPARPGESVNDAYFRQWSDAMETLVETLGLCGRDTISQCAEEWCRAYLNTPHGEPVNLLNASCPPAHAHPHSRRTGPVTVSPAG
- the nthB gene encoding nitrile hydratase subunit beta is translated as MNGIHDLGGLHGFGPVLAEEDEPVFHHDWERRIFPLFAALFAGGHFNVDEFRHSIERMDPIHYLESSYYEHWLHAFETLLLEKGVISAAELQGRSAPTPAPQPVQVLTADLVETVILGGASARAKHEVSGRFKVGDRVRAKNLNPTTHIRLPRYARGKVGVIELAHGAFATPDSMAHGLGEQPQHVYTVRFSAEELWGTATPDSVCIDLWDNYLEAA
- a CDS encoding phenylacetaldoxime dehydratase family protein yields the protein MESAIDKHLKCPRTLSRRVDDDYQPPFPMFVGRADPKLEQVVMAYLGVQFLPVHHAIAVQAMQKIVAQFAGDDAPGNHDITYHEDNQGYGNFIVVGYWADPAAYCRWLRSPAVESWWASDERLSEHLGYFREVVAPRAEQFETLYAFTDDLPGVGAVMDGISGEIQEHGYWGSARDRFPVSQTDRMRPDASLQVISGDPAKGGRVLVRGHDNLTLIRSGQDWVEAGEEERALYFQEMLPPLQDGMDFLRDQGQALGCYSNRFVRNVDLDGNLLDIAYDIGHWRSLDRLERWAESHPTHLRIFTTFFRVIGGLSKLRLYHEVSVSDGRNQLFEYINCHAQTGMLRDAQPLPA
- a CDS encoding amidase; translation: MAIERPTPEQLDALAQRLHMHLTTEQASEYLALMQPSFDAYDLIDAQPDEIPPVRYPRDAGLRPSKADNPLNAWYYRTEVCGAARGKLAGRTVALKDNIALAGVPMMNGASTLEGFVPSFDATIVSRLLDAGATITGKATCEHFCLSGGSHTSDPGPVHNPRRHGYIAGGSSSGSAALVASGAVDMAIGGDQGGSIRIPSAFCGTYGMKPTHGLVPYSGIMPIEATVDHAGPITANVYDNALMLEVIAGADGLDPRQYAPVVELYTQVLDRGVRGLRIGVLLQGFQLPNLDPRVADKVRFAIDHLQQLGAQVSEVSIAEHGLAGALWQPIGCEGLTAQMMHGNGMGFNWKGLYDVALLDKHAQWRENADALSATLKLCMFVGQYGLERYHGRYYAKAQNLARRVRAAYDQALSDYDVLLMPTVPILAQPLPSATASLTDYVARAFEMIGNTAAFDVTGHPAMSIPCGQVEGLPVGMMLVARHYGESTLYQAAAAFEASIDWQHL
- the tmk gene encoding dTMP kinase; translated protein: MAKGCLIVCDGNNGAGKSSVIRAIEEFLTARNHPVVITREPGGTRIGEKIREVVLDPETPELCDTTELLLFAAARAQHLQEKIIPAIAAGKVVVCDRFTPATVAFQHYGRGIALDLVRSINGFALGGFAPDLNIILDVDPEIGMKRVASRGQGLDRMERQKLEFLSRARDGFLRQAEETPDTFVVIDASEPFDVVSGNVLAVVANLLTEKGIG